From [Clostridium] symbiosum, a single genomic window includes:
- a CDS encoding pyridoxamine 5'-phosphate oxidase family protein has product MRDVETTIGNLIDKQGVAFIGSVDGDGFPNMKAMLPPRKREGIKTFYFTTNTSSMRVSQYRANPKACVYFCDRRFFRGVMLIGTAEVLEDSGSKEMIWREGDTMYYPEGVTDPDYCVLRFTVEKGRFYSNFKSESFEV; this is encoded by the coding sequence ATGAGAGACGTTGAAACGACAATCGGAAATCTGATAGACAAGCAGGGAGTGGCCTTTATCGGCTCTGTCGACGGGGACGGTTTTCCCAATATGAAGGCCATGCTGCCGCCGAGGAAGAGAGAGGGCATTAAAACATTCTATTTTACAACCAACACTTCTTCAATGAGAGTTTCCCAGTACAGGGCCAACCCAAAAGCCTGTGTCTATTTCTGCGACAGGCGGTTTTTCAGAGGGGTTATGCTCATCGGCACGGCCGAGGTGCTGGAGGACAGCGGGAGCAAGGAGATGATCTGGCGGGAGGGCGACACGATGTATTATCCGGAAGGCGTGACGGATCCGGATTATTGTGTGCTGCGGTTTACTGTGGAAAAAGGGCGTTTTTATAGTAATTTTAAGTCGGAGAGTTTTGAGGTGTAA
- a CDS encoding helix-turn-helix domain-containing protein, with translation MKMRNDYTCPLELTHDMIKGKWKPIILWQLSKGTSSLSDLKREIKGISQKMLLQHLNELGDCGVVGKTSYEGYPLRVDYYLTDRGNKIFEAVSIMQSVGIEIMVEDNKTELLKEKGLL, from the coding sequence ATGAAAATGCGAAACGATTATACATGCCCGCTGGAACTGACCCACGATATGATTAAAGGCAAGTGGAAACCAATCATTCTGTGGCAGCTCAGCAAGGGAACCAGTTCTTTATCCGACCTGAAAAGGGAGATAAAGGGAATCAGCCAGAAAATGCTGCTTCAGCATTTAAATGAGCTGGGTGACTGCGGCGTGGTTGGGAAAACATCATATGAGGGGTATCCGCTCAGAGTAGATTATTACTTAACGGACCGCGGGAATAAGATCTTTGAAGCCGTTTCCATTATGCAGAGTGTCGGTATTGAAATCATGGTGGAAGACAATAAGACGGAGCTTTTGAAGGAGAAAGGGCTTTTATAG